A single window of Candidatus Hydrogenedentota bacterium DNA harbors:
- the typA gene encoding translational GTPase TypA, translating into MASIDKIRNVAIIAHIDHGKTTLIDSVFRAARLFRENARVAERVMDSNELERERGITIRAKHCSVEWGDHLINIIDTPGHADFSGEVERILSMVDSVLLLVDANEGPMPQTRYVLMRSLRLGLRPIVIVNKVDRPQADPVNALHKTFDLFVELGATDEQCDFTVLYGSGLDGWMVRDLEKDVRGGMDPLFETIVEKVPVPRGNPDAPFLMQVSTIGWNDHIGRTATGRIIQGTLRRGDEIERVTTRPSGEGGAFEVTGVSQEKVNYLWATRGLDAVAVEEAGAGDIVTLAGPKTLDIGDTLAAPGQADAALPPLEIEEPTVSMLFLVNSGPFAGREGRAVTIRQIRARLERELRVNVALRVEDIDRQDGVKVSGRGELHLGILIEEMRREGMELCVSPPEVITKIDGLGRLLEPMEELTADVPMEHQGVVIEKLSQRKGELTHMHNEGRGMVRLEFRIPTRGLIGYHGDFINDTRGLGIMASRFTGYGPWAGDIGSRSRGSMISMDGGPATAYSLENLQDRGQLFIGPMDPVYPGMIIGEHSRPNDLPCNPTKRKALTNHRAAGKDHTAGLDVPRRLTLDTALEWIAPDELLEVTPKSVRPRKAIIDAEERKREEKRRIANG; encoded by the coding sequence ATGGCCTCCATTGACAAAATACGAAATGTGGCGATCATCGCGCACATTGACCACGGCAAGACCACGCTGATAGACAGCGTGTTCCGCGCGGCGCGCCTGTTCCGGGAGAACGCGCGCGTGGCGGAGCGCGTGATGGACAGCAACGAGCTCGAGCGGGAACGGGGCATCACCATCCGCGCCAAGCACTGCTCCGTGGAGTGGGGCGACCACCTCATCAACATCATAGACACGCCGGGCCACGCGGACTTCTCCGGCGAGGTCGAGCGCATCCTCTCGATGGTGGACTCGGTGCTGCTGCTGGTGGACGCGAACGAGGGGCCCATGCCGCAGACGCGCTACGTGCTGATGCGGTCCCTGCGCCTGGGGCTGCGCCCCATCGTGATAGTGAACAAGGTGGACCGCCCGCAGGCGGACCCGGTCAACGCGCTGCACAAGACCTTCGACCTGTTTGTGGAGCTCGGCGCCACGGACGAGCAGTGCGACTTCACCGTGCTGTACGGCTCCGGCCTGGACGGATGGATGGTCCGCGACCTGGAGAAGGACGTCCGCGGGGGCATGGACCCGCTCTTCGAGACCATTGTGGAGAAGGTGCCCGTGCCCCGCGGGAATCCGGACGCACCGTTCCTGATGCAGGTGAGCACCATCGGCTGGAACGACCATATCGGGCGCACGGCCACGGGCCGCATCATCCAGGGCACCCTGCGGCGCGGGGACGAGATCGAGCGCGTGACCACGCGCCCCTCCGGGGAGGGCGGCGCCTTCGAGGTGACCGGCGTCTCCCAGGAAAAGGTGAACTACCTCTGGGCCACGCGCGGCCTGGACGCGGTCGCCGTGGAGGAGGCGGGCGCGGGGGATATTGTGACCCTGGCAGGCCCCAAGACGCTGGACATCGGCGACACGCTGGCCGCCCCCGGCCAGGCGGACGCCGCCCTGCCCCCCCTGGAAATCGAGGAGCCGACCGTCTCGATGCTGTTCCTGGTGAACTCCGGCCCCTTCGCGGGCCGCGAGGGCCGGGCCGTCACCATCCGGCAGATACGCGCCCGGCTCGAGCGCGAGCTGCGCGTCAACGTGGCGCTGCGGGTTGAGGACATAGACCGGCAGGACGGCGTGAAAGTCTCGGGGCGCGGCGAGCTGCACCTGGGCATCCTCATCGAGGAGATGCGCCGCGAGGGCATGGAGCTGTGCGTGTCGCCGCCGGAGGTCATCACGAAGATTGACGGGCTGGGGCGGCTGCTGGAGCCCATGGAGGAACTGACCGCCGACGTGCCCATGGAGCACCAGGGGGTGGTCATCGAGAAGCTTTCGCAGCGCAAGGGCGAGCTCACGCACATGCACAACGAGGGGCGCGGCATGGTCCGCCTCGAGTTCCGCATCCCCACCCGCGGGCTCATCGGCTACCACGGCGACTTCATCAACGACACGCGCGGCCTGGGCATCATGGCCTCGCGCTTCACGGGCTACGGCCCCTGGGCCGGGGACATCGGCTCGCGCAGCCGCGGCTCCATGATCAGCATGGACGGCGGGCCGGCCACGGCCTACAGCCTGGAGAACCTCCAGGACCGGGGCCAGCTTTTCATCGGCCCCATGGACCCCGTCTATCCCGGCATGATCATCGGCGAGCATTCCCGCCCGAACGACCTGCCCTGCAACCCCACCAAGCGCAAGGCGCTCACCAACCACCGCGCGGCTGGCAAGGACCACACCGCCGGGCTGGACGTGCCCCGGCGCCTCACGCTGGACACCGCGCTCGAATGGATCGCCCCGGACGAACTGCTCGAGGTCACCCCGAAAAGTGTCCGGCCCCGCAAGGCCATCATTGACGCGGAAGAGCGCAAGCGCGAGGAAAAACGCCGCATCGCCAACGGATAG
- a CDS encoding dienelactone hydrolase family protein, whose translation MTRIRMVLSPLPALSLIFFAAAVAQAQAPLPDPEKPGAFPVGVTTMSFTDHSRTDPATGGPRTLLTEIWYPATDDAKDLPKNRLSDFFLKNKSPELALLLYAGFGVELGEADTRFQNFAARDARVRDGLFPLLLFSHGNGGLRMQNAFWCEHMASHGYIVMAPDHTGNCAATFVDGALVLFENSGDGRTRSAADRPKDLSFLIDEMGRLNAGNDSRFLGRVDLEKIGAAGHSFGGFTCSWLVNADPRVKAIAPMAGAAPAADRTNYDCPLLLFIAAEDDTLGAGRMEDLRRYYEESKGPRYSVEFKNGGHFSFTEMHQLKPDFGDGVGKGKRVTNGEPLDYTPMETVYRLVNGYTTAFFGRYLRGQADYDTYLAENHLPEELIHRHQP comes from the coding sequence ATGACACGCATCCGCATGGTCCTTTCGCCTCTTCCGGCCCTGAGCCTGATTTTTTTTGCCGCCGCCGTCGCGCAGGCGCAGGCGCCCCTGCCGGACCCGGAAAAACCGGGCGCTTTTCCCGTGGGTGTCACCACCATGTCCTTCACGGACCACAGCCGCACGGACCCGGCGACGGGCGGGCCGCGCACCCTGCTGACGGAAATCTGGTACCCCGCCACGGACGACGCAAAGGACCTGCCCAAAAACCGCCTGTCGGACTTCTTCCTGAAAAACAAGTCGCCCGAACTGGCGCTGCTGCTCTATGCCGGGTTCGGCGTGGAACTGGGCGAGGCGGACACGCGGTTCCAGAACTTCGCCGCGCGCGACGCGCGCGTCCGCGACGGGCTTTTCCCGCTGCTGCTCTTCTCCCATGGCAACGGCGGGCTGCGCATGCAGAACGCCTTCTGGTGCGAGCACATGGCCAGCCACGGGTACATCGTCATGGCGCCGGACCACACGGGGAACTGCGCCGCCACCTTCGTGGACGGCGCGCTGGTGCTGTTCGAAAACAGCGGTGACGGGCGGACGCGGTCCGCGGCCGACCGGCCCAAAGACCTGTCTTTTCTCATTGACGAGATGGGCCGCCTGAACGCCGGGAATGACAGCCGTTTTCTTGGCCGCGTGGACCTGGAAAAGATCGGCGCGGCGGGCCACTCTTTCGGCGGGTTCACCTGTTCGTGGCTGGTCAACGCCGATCCGCGCGTGAAAGCCATCGCGCCGATGGCGGGCGCCGCGCCCGCTGCGGACCGCACCAATTACGACTGCCCGCTCCTGCTCTTCATCGCGGCGGAGGACGACACCCTGGGCGCGGGCCGGATGGAGGACCTGCGGCGGTATTATGAGGAGTCCAAAGGCCCCCGTTATTCCGTCGAGTTCAAGAACGGCGGGCATTTCTCCTTCACCGAAATGCACCAGTTGAAGCCCGACTTCGGCGACGGGGTGGGGAAGGGGAAGCGCGTCACCAACGGCGAACCCCTGGACTACACGCCCATGGAAACGGTTTACCGCCTGGTGAACGGGTACACCACGGCGTTCTTCGGCCGGTATCTCAGGGGACAGGCGGACTATGACACCTATCTCGCGGAGAACCATCTGCCGGAGGAACTCATCCACCGCCACCAGCCCTAG
- the efp gene encoding elongation factor P: MISTADFRNGVVVDMDGDLMEIVEFQHVKPGKGGAFVRTRFKNVLTGRVLERTFRSGEKFEEARIEERVWQYLYHDGDLFHFMDNETFEQLAVNPGVVGDAEKWMKENTNATLLFYKEKVISVSVPSHVVLAVAKSDPGVQGDRSSGATKPATLETGATVQVPLFINEGDKVKVDTRTGQYVERV, translated from the coding sequence ATGATTTCGACGGCTGATTTCAGGAACGGCGTGGTGGTGGACATGGACGGCGACCTCATGGAGATCGTCGAGTTTCAGCATGTGAAGCCCGGCAAGGGCGGCGCGTTCGTGCGCACCCGCTTCAAAAACGTGCTCACCGGCCGTGTCCTCGAGCGCACCTTCCGCTCCGGCGAGAAATTCGAGGAGGCCCGCATCGAGGAGCGCGTCTGGCAGTACCTCTACCACGACGGCGACCTCTTCCACTTCATGGACAACGAGACCTTCGAGCAGCTCGCGGTCAACCCCGGCGTCGTCGGCGACGCCGAGAAGTGGATGAAAGAGAACACCAACGCCACCCTCCTCTTCTACAAGGAGAAGGTCATCAGCGTCAGCGTCCCCTCCCATGTGGTCCTCGCCGTGGCGAAATCCGACCCCGGCGTCCAGGGCGACCGCTCCTCCGGCGCCACGAAGCCCGCCACCCTCGAAACCGGCGCCACCGTCCAGGTACCCCTCTTCATCAACGAGGGCGACAAGGTCAAGGTGGACACCCGCACCGGCCAGTACGTCGAGCGCGTCTGA
- a CDS encoding aminopeptidase P family protein, which yields MMGNPTAGRLDRLRGAMAAAGGDAFVSLSPPANEYLSGFRGSTSAVLVTADTAALLCDFRYIEQAGAQAAGWEVSEVEGALEARAGEWLAGAGCRTALFEPARLTVAQHDSLRAASGSAALTAAPGLVDRLREIKDAGEIAKMREATRVAEEALETVLAGLRPGVTERETAARLEHEFMLRGAQKASFDTIVLFGARSSLPHGVPGPRPLEKGDIVLVDCGCVVDSYCSDLTRTAVFGNIPGSWFEEIHACVHAAQAAALRAVRAGAPAAEVDAAARDIIVRAGYGDRFGHGTGHGVGLEIHESPRLNKTSPAVLGAGMAVTVEPGIYLPGQGGVRIEDLVVVTEDGCGVLNRLPKELQVIQA from the coding sequence ATGATGGGAAATCCGACGGCCGGACGCCTGGACCGCCTGCGCGGGGCCATGGCCGCGGCGGGCGGCGACGCCTTTGTAAGCCTGAGCCCCCCCGCCAATGAGTATCTCAGCGGGTTCCGGGGCAGCACCTCCGCCGTGCTGGTGACGGCGGACACGGCGGCGCTTCTGTGCGACTTCCGGTACATCGAACAGGCGGGGGCGCAGGCCGCCGGCTGGGAGGTGTCCGAAGTCGAGGGCGCGCTGGAGGCGCGGGCCGGGGAATGGCTCGCTGGTGCGGGCTGCCGCACCGCCCTTTTCGAGCCGGCGCGGCTCACCGTGGCACAGCACGACTCCCTCCGTGCCGCCTCGGGAAGCGCCGCCCTGACCGCCGCGCCGGGGCTGGTGGACCGCCTGCGCGAAATCAAGGACGCCGGGGAAATCGCCAAAATGCGCGAGGCCACCCGCGTCGCGGAGGAGGCTCTCGAGACGGTCCTCGCCGGGCTCCGCCCCGGTGTCACCGAGAGGGAAACCGCCGCCAGGCTTGAGCATGAGTTCATGCTCCGGGGGGCGCAGAAGGCCTCCTTCGACACCATCGTCCTCTTCGGCGCGCGCAGTTCCCTGCCCCACGGCGTGCCCGGCCCCAGACCCCTGGAAAAGGGCGACATCGTCCTCGTGGACTGCGGCTGCGTGGTGGACAGTTACTGCTCCGACTTGACTCGGACCGCCGTTTTCGGTAATATTCCCGGCTCATGGTTCGAGGAGATTCACGCCTGCGTCCACGCCGCACAGGCGGCGGCCCTGCGGGCGGTCCGCGCGGGCGCGCCCGCCGCGGAGGTGGACGCGGCGGCCCGGGACATCATTGTCCGGGCCGGTTACGGTGACCGGTTCGGCCACGGCACGGGCCACGGCGTCGGTCTGGAAATCCACGAGTCCCCCCGTCTGAACAAGACTTCCCCGGCGGTGCTCGGGGCGGGCATGGCGGTGACCGTGGAGCCGGGCATTTACCTGCCCGGACAGGGCGGCGTGCGGATCGAGGACCTTGTCGTCGTCACCGAGGACGGGTGCGGCGTGTTGAACAGGCTTCCCAAAGAACTACAGGTGATACAGGCATGA
- a CDS encoding O-antigen ligase family protein, which produces MSQRGKKPEKKTSAPPVRWDWRAAWPEDFAPPRTAAVMAACIAALGMMLLVAAAFNFLAPVKVMLASAMGLYNPAMLPPGDFGMAVMLWGLGAVIIAGLVHPSAGLALLMLFRPWNDGYTYPVDNYYFLAGIYILSALWLVRLLLRGGRIQALAAAAPLAGFVAIAALGLSTAWQFDNTVRQLILWLAYLMLFLLTANSLTSAAARRLLLGAFITSVAAEALFSILQFEFLLPAMRRLAQNPAVLRQYFNTDTLTPELARRLNRNRAFGTMLFPNGLAAFLILGLPVMLFGAVDAWRRRGECADGAGAPRAQALALSGAVWAAAAGAAMFSLHFPTGFREGPPVWYVNLWFLAGCAALLALLPAVPVFLAASREGIPHALRRLLLWCLPLASVLCLYALWITYSRGGMLALFGGLLWAGLVWAAGFGPLARLAAVRRLTRLAAALLLAGAFAWTLAGPGTDTFAADNAPPSAPAAPGLTEAGQAMGAADMLDPTSFRLRYTYWRVSVNIFLHNALTGVGLGNFADAYPRYQDPAAGDVREAHNGYLQAFAETGIAGGALFALFSLGVGAWGARRVLRETNPSRRLWTLGLYAGLTAFCMHAFIDINFSHPSLAMAFFVVAALLWRCGGPAPSTEAPAPAQAPSRPRIPHRAAALCLLVAMALSAGVAARVFLQELSLSRMSFVNVTNDGELMRMYQTAARLLTEIQWAAFDRENGKGPARPPQMLFADALTLYPEPEAWAVVAEFYAPVPGNQRSFQKLPQGQRPGLDALLVLQRLFKARNCGVEGLLLKIQWLEGVDSRWPHSQMLAYHIARCYELLAQNLQYAEKYRDKVPEWRKKYRQWAETALKRNPHSAEMANFYGTVLWHLALNDPDTPKLETVMDALACKREVVAMSPVAALYRYGLAWELDEAAKLFREEGDAEGAALLEKEAEEARRIAAEIQQIRIKNGLPV; this is translated from the coding sequence ATGAGCCAGCGAGGGAAGAAACCCGAAAAGAAGACGTCCGCCCCGCCGGTCCGGTGGGACTGGCGCGCGGCGTGGCCGGAGGATTTCGCGCCGCCGCGCACCGCCGCCGTCATGGCCGCCTGCATCGCCGCGCTGGGCATGATGCTCCTCGTGGCGGCGGCCTTCAACTTCCTCGCGCCGGTGAAGGTCATGCTCGCCTCCGCGATGGGCCTGTACAACCCCGCCATGCTGCCCCCGGGCGATTTCGGCATGGCGGTCATGCTGTGGGGGCTGGGCGCGGTCATCATCGCCGGGCTGGTCCATCCGTCCGCCGGGCTGGCCCTGCTGATGCTCTTCCGCCCCTGGAATGACGGCTACACCTACCCCGTGGACAACTATTACTTTCTCGCGGGCATTTACATCCTCTCCGCCCTCTGGCTGGTGCGCCTGCTTCTGCGCGGCGGGCGGATTCAGGCCCTCGCGGCCGCGGCGCCACTGGCGGGTTTTGTCGCCATTGCCGCCCTGGGACTGTCCACCGCCTGGCAGTTCGACAACACCGTCCGGCAGCTCATTCTGTGGCTCGCCTACCTGATGCTTTTCCTGCTGACGGCCAACAGCCTCACCAGCGCCGCGGCCCGGCGCCTGCTGCTGGGCGCGTTCATCACCTCCGTCGCCGCCGAGGCCCTGTTCAGCATCCTCCAGTTCGAGTTTCTCCTGCCCGCCATGCGGCGCCTGGCCCAGAACCCCGCCGTGCTCAGGCAGTATTTCAACACCGACACCCTGACCCCCGAACTCGCGCGGCGGCTCAACCGCAACCGCGCCTTTGGCACCATGCTCTTCCCCAACGGCCTGGCCGCATTCCTCATCCTGGGCCTGCCCGTGATGCTCTTCGGCGCGGTGGACGCGTGGCGGCGGCGCGGGGAGTGCGCGGACGGCGCCGGGGCGCCCCGCGCGCAGGCCCTGGCCCTGTCGGGCGCCGTGTGGGCCGCGGCGGCGGGCGCGGCGATGTTCTCCCTCCACTTCCCCACCGGCTTCCGCGAGGGGCCCCCGGTCTGGTACGTGAACCTCTGGTTCCTGGCCGGCTGCGCCGCACTGCTGGCCCTGCTCCCCGCCGTGCCCGTCTTCCTCGCCGCATCGCGGGAGGGAATCCCCCACGCCCTGCGCCGCCTGCTGCTCTGGTGCCTTCCCCTGGCCTCGGTCCTCTGCCTGTACGCGCTCTGGATCACCTATTCACGCGGCGGCATGCTGGCGCTCTTCGGCGGGCTGCTTTGGGCCGGACTCGTCTGGGCGGCGGGCTTCGGTCCACTGGCGCGCCTGGCCGCGGTGCGGCGGCTGACCCGCCTCGCGGCGGCGCTGCTCCTCGCGGGCGCCTTTGCCTGGACCCTGGCAGGACCCGGCACGGACACCTTCGCGGCGGACAACGCCCCCCCGTCCGCGCCCGCCGCGCCGGGGCTCACCGAAGCCGGGCAGGCCATGGGCGCGGCGGACATGCTGGACCCCACGTCGTTCCGGCTGCGCTACACCTACTGGCGCGTGTCGGTGAACATTTTCCTGCACAACGCCCTCACCGGCGTGGGGCTGGGGAATTTCGCCGACGCCTACCCCCGCTATCAGGACCCCGCGGCGGGCGACGTGCGCGAGGCACACAACGGCTATCTTCAGGCCTTTGCGGAAACAGGCATCGCGGGCGGCGCGCTCTTCGCCCTGTTCAGCCTGGGTGTGGGCGCCTGGGGCGCGCGGCGCGTCCTCCGCGAAACCAACCCGTCACGGCGGCTTTGGACGTTGGGGCTCTACGCGGGCCTGACGGCCTTCTGCATGCACGCCTTCATTGACATCAACTTCTCCCACCCCTCCCTGGCCATGGCCTTCTTTGTCGTCGCCGCGCTGCTGTGGCGATGCGGGGGTCCCGCGCCCTCCACGGAAGCCCCGGCCCCGGCTCAGGCGCCGTCGCGCCCCCGCATACCGCACAGAGCGGCCGCCCTCTGCCTGCTGGTGGCCATGGCCCTGTCCGCAGGGGTCGCCGCGCGCGTATTCTTGCAGGAACTCTCCCTAAGCCGGATGAGTTTCGTGAATGTCACCAACGACGGCGAGCTCATGAGGATGTACCAGACCGCCGCGCGGCTCCTGACAGAGATACAATGGGCCGCGTTCGACCGGGAGAATGGCAAGGGCCCCGCCCGGCCCCCGCAGATGCTTTTCGCGGACGCGCTGACCCTGTACCCGGAGCCGGAGGCGTGGGCCGTAGTGGCCGAATTCTATGCCCCCGTCCCCGGCAACCAGCGCTCATTCCAGAAACTGCCGCAGGGGCAGCGCCCCGGACTAGACGCCCTGCTGGTACTCCAGCGGCTTTTCAAGGCACGGAACTGCGGGGTCGAGGGCCTGCTCCTGAAGATTCAGTGGCTTGAGGGCGTGGACAGCCGCTGGCCCCACAGCCAGATGCTGGCCTACCACATCGCCCGCTGTTATGAACTGCTCGCGCAGAACCTGCAATATGCGGAAAAATACCGGGACAAGGTTCCGGAATGGCGGAAAAAGTACCGGCAGTGGGCCGAGACGGCCCTGAAACGGAACCCGCACAGCGCGGAAATGGCCAACTTCTACGGCACTGTGCTCTGGCATCTCGCCCTGAATGACCCCGACACGCCGAAACTGGAGACCGTGATGGACGCCTTGGCCTGCAAACGCGAGGTCGTGGCAATGAGCCCCGTCGCCGCGCTCTACCGCTATGGCCTGGCCTGGGAGCTCGATGAGGCGGCCAAGCTCTTCCGCGAAGAGGGGGACGCGGAGGGCGCGGCCCTTCTCGAAAAAGAGGCGGAGGAGGCCCGCCGTATCGCCGCGGAGATACAGCAGATTCGGATTAAAAACGGGCTGCCCGTGTGA
- a CDS encoding undecaprenyl/decaprenyl-phosphate alpha-N-acetylglucosaminyl 1-phosphate transferase, with protein MTVNDFVLNAYILGLSLALSLALTALARRLALRWGVLDHPVGRKIHLEPMPLLGGSAIFLTFYLVVLGHLGALALSHRFGMGYVERELLGFLGEDGGLKMAGILAGGALIFALGVVDDLHVLSPRMKLLGQIAAGLVLVASGMRIELFIFRDVFTSSLVTLFWVVLIINSMNLLDNMDGLSGGVSIIAAATFFLCVQPIQDERMVRLLLLVFMGAVGGFLWHNLPPARIFMGDCGAMFNGYFLATVAVVGTFHIEGEGSRIAVAAPLLALSVPMFDTFSVVWIRLRHGDSIFLGDKRHFSHRLVDAGMSKSSAVWFIYLVAGVVGLGGALLPRLDTYGTLVILLQTGGVFMLIVLLMKAGKNGGNGQ; from the coding sequence ATGACCGTTAACGACTTTGTGCTGAACGCCTACATTCTGGGCCTCTCGCTGGCCCTCTCCCTCGCGCTGACCGCGCTGGCGCGTCGGCTCGCCCTGCGCTGGGGCGTGCTGGACCATCCCGTGGGCCGCAAGATTCACCTGGAACCCATGCCCCTGCTCGGCGGCTCGGCCATATTCCTGACTTTTTACCTCGTGGTGCTGGGGCATCTGGGCGCGCTGGCGCTATCCCACCGTTTTGGCATGGGCTATGTCGAGCGGGAACTCCTCGGTTTCCTCGGCGAGGACGGCGGCCTCAAGATGGCCGGCATCCTCGCGGGGGGCGCCCTGATCTTCGCCCTGGGCGTCGTGGACGACCTGCACGTGCTCTCGCCGCGCATGAAACTGCTCGGGCAGATTGCCGCGGGACTGGTGCTGGTGGCCTCGGGCATGCGCATCGAGCTGTTCATCTTCCGCGACGTGTTCACCTCGTCCCTGGTGACCCTTTTCTGGGTCGTGCTCATCATCAACAGCATGAACCTCCTCGACAACATGGACGGCCTGAGCGGCGGGGTCTCCATCATCGCCGCGGCCACCTTCTTCCTCTGCGTGCAGCCCATCCAGGACGAGCGCATGGTGCGCCTGCTCCTGCTGGTGTTCATGGGCGCCGTCGGCGGCTTCCTCTGGCACAACCTGCCCCCGGCGCGCATCTTCATGGGCGACTGCGGCGCCATGTTCAACGGCTATTTCCTGGCCACCGTGGCCGTCGTGGGCACCTTCCACATCGAGGGCGAGGGCTCCCGAATCGCCGTGGCCGCCCCCCTCCTGGCCCTCAGCGTGCCCATGTTCGACACCTTCAGCGTGGTCTGGATTCGACTGCGCCACGGCGACTCCATCTTCCTCGGGGACAAGCGCCATTTCTCCCACCGCCTCGTGGACGCGGGCATGTCCAAGTCCTCCGCCGTGTGGTTCATCTATCTGGTGGCGGGCGTGGTCGGCCTCGGCGGCGCGCTGCTGCCCCGGCTGGACACCTACGGAACGCTGGTCATCCTGCTGCAGACGGGCGGCGTCTTCATGCTTATCGTCCTGCTGATGAAGGCGGGCAAAAACGGAGGGAACGGCCAATGA